Genomic DNA from Salvia miltiorrhiza cultivar Shanhuang (shh) chromosome 1, IMPLAD_Smil_shh, whole genome shotgun sequence:
tgcgatgcacggactATGATTACACTATAACATTAATATAACTAAATTAATAgccgtcatttaatataataattttggctTGTAACATTCCAAATcgtatattattataaattctaattttaagatatagaacttaatattttatttacaaattcatattaaaattaatacaaatttcctcctcccttaattgcattaaaaattactgtaatttaaataattataattaaaaatcatgtaaacttttttaaaaggaaaaaaatgacatatgcttatgtttgtcaccaataaatgaaaatagagtacgatattcaacattatagataaatgagagcgaacaaaaattaattttaatattttaatcgaTCATCACATAATAATCTCAAATTtaacttttataatttttatatcaaattaaagatcttttcacaatctttaatttaacatccattttGAGCACtatttttataatagaaattaatgatttttttaaaaagaattaaaaaaaaaaaagatataaaatttgGAGGAAAAGtttatgaggagagagaaaaattggaggtAAACAAACTccacttttatattatatatagatttttgtcttattataatatatttacttgaaaatgtgtcaaatGGAATATTAGTATATAATTGCACCCCTTATGAAAATAATTTACGGTTGTGGCCACAACAATGAACGGTTAATCATGGGTACGTAGTAGCAGCCCTATAATTAAGGAAtgatattaacaaataattttattaatatagttATTTGAATGTTTCATAAATTATGACTATAATTTCTTCAtaatttacaaaattgccatctccaaatcaatttgaaatcaatttcaaattgaaaactcccttttaaatatagtatagattatcACTAACTCATTTGGGCCAATTGAGTATAGCAAATAAACGCGACAAAGGGAAAATGTAAACGTCCATCCAACTCATTTGGGCAAGGCATTATGACGAACAATTGACAGGCTTTAGATAGTGGAACAAAGTGCTCAATCCGTCTTAATCATCACTAACTCATTTGGACCAATTGAGTATAGCAAATATATGTGACAGAGGGAAAATGTAAACGTCCATCCAACTCATTTGGGCCAAGGCATAATGGCGAATAGTTGGCAATAGAGATCTCCGAGCCTGAATCGCTGGGTCACGGTTCACCGAGAAGGTGAACCGTAATTGGCCCGTAAAGAGGTAGAGAAGGGTCGATTGCGGGCCTTGAACTGGCGGTTTCGGGCCAAGCCGAAAATCGTCGATtacattatttaatatattacataCAACaaagttatttaaaaaaaatataaagaaatataataATGACACATTAACATCCAAAATGTAATAaaatccatattttttttaaatttaaaataaaataaaattacaatttacatgtactaataaattataatttcaaattataaaattgaacAAGTAAACTAAACTTACTAAACAATTTTACTAGTACTACACtatcaaatttcaatttaaaaaaatattaaaaaagcgGAAAATTGTCAATTTTGGACGGTTAACCGTCGGCTTCCGACCCAGCGATTAACCGCCGGTTTTCAGTTCTATATTTTTGGGCCTGGAACCGGACCGAGTGTTTCACGGTTCTGATTTTAGTTTTGATCCGTGATCAACGGTTCAGGACCCGGATCATTGACCATGGGCCGGGTCTAGACCAGTTCACCCGGTTCCGACTAACCTTGAACGTCACTAGTTGGCGGGTTTTAGTTAGTGAAACAAAGTGTTCAATCCATCTTAATAATCACTAACTCATTTGGGCCTAATTGAGTATAACAAATAAACATGGGGTGATTCTATTTGTAGCCCCCATATTACTCAATATAGCCtctcatataaaataataataaaaaaatttataaatttacaattttaccctATTCTTTTTAAATCAATACCAACAAGCAACAACATTTAGATTCAATGCACTAAGAATCTAAAAATCTAACAAGGAATCTATCTATTTGGTGAACCACTTCATCACAGAAAACGGAGCCTTTATCAGTCCTAGCCCTAATTCTACGATCACCGTCACACACAAGCAACAGCCGCAACACGGGACACAAGCAGCTCAGAAAAAATTCAAAAGTTGGTCCTCTGTATTAGCCGTTGTTGTTGGTCGACAGCACCGACAACGGCTCTGCTCGCCGAAAATCGAGGGAATAAGCGGTGGCAAACTTGGGGATCTAAGTATTCAAAGAGAGATGAGGGACATGAGTCAAAGAACGAGAGACGAGGAGTCTCTGGGCGACGGCAGCAGCCCTGCCGCTGCTGTTTGCCGGAAACTTGAAAGGGGCGGTGACAGTGGATTTAAGAAGAAGGACAGGGCGGTGTTTCTTTGGGTACGTGCGTGTTCTGGgtcgagagagaaagagagtgttAAAGGGAGAAAATGAGAGACgccgatggtggtggtggtggtggttgatTTGGGGGCTATACACGAATTGATGTAGTAGTATTTAGTTCAAaggggagtataatttaaaggataaaattgtaaatttataattatttattattattattttatataagagGCTACAGTGAATAAAATGGGGGCTGTGAATAGAATTACCCATAAACATGATTGGGAAAATGTATACGTCCATCCAACTCATTTAATTTGGGCCAAGGCATTCTGACGAACAACTGCCAGACTTTAATTATGGAACAAAGTGCTAAGTCCTTCTCAATCATTCCTTACTTGTTTGGGCCAATAATTCTCTGCAATCAATATGTACAACTACAATGTGACAAGGCTGACAGGCACAATTCATAAATTTCAGTAATATTTAGGAATATTATatctaatattataaatattaaaaaaactttacagaaaatgttaaataatttaatgatatttgaatttctcaaaagaattatttgataaaaccgcaaaagataaaataaaagagatTTCATAataatgaaatgcattttttatattcaaagttatatatttttgtgtgaaactttatgtatttttgtgtgaaattaTTATATGCATGTAATATGTCTGTTTTGAAATTCTAAAcatttcttaacatataaattcTTAACTAACTAAAATGTACGAATTCTAAGTAGAACACCTATGAATTCTCTGTGTAAATGTTTGAATTGCgaaaaacaatttttttgttacatttgaGATTTGAACTCActaccatgaattcatccaacaaggtgatgaatcaaccgtcgatcttgataatctaagggctaaaaatgattcttatttcgtgagaaatgagaataatgaataagtcgatatatagtgttgaataaggcaATATAAAGTGTTGAATAACAATATTCcgttaattaataaaaaaattgtttcctccaggattcgaaccaggTAAAATTTTGGCCCCTCTAaataaatatcagccataagatttgaaaatctaacATTCCAAAtccattctcatttctcaccacaTTGTTCATTCTCATTGAAACCTGTACTTATAGtagaaataaatatataaaaataaaatgcacgaaaaaaaaagaataaaacatcatttaaaacaaaagaaatgtaatattcttACAAAAGtggaaataaatataaaaaataaaataaataaaatacagggaaaacatatatattaaaaaaaacactATCATTTTTTATCTATTTgatcaataattattatcgtaaaaaaaattagtttttgaaacattacatttttttcaggttgattattacttttcattatAACAATAATCATTTTTAAATATTGCGCCCAGCTCGACCCGATTGTACAAAAGACCAACTCTTTTCTATAAAGATGGACATTCTAAATTAGAAGTTATAAATATGGGCAATTTTGCCCGCAACGCCTTTTTTCATGAAATATGAAACTTTTTACTAATACAGTAGAGATTTACTAGATGACAatctaagaaaaaaaatgttcaaACGACTTTAAGCAAATCTTCATAGATAAAGGCGAAAAAACCAAACATGAGCAAACATTGAAACAGTAAAATATcaccaaaaataattaaaatctagAATTTAATCAATCCATACAATGAGCCAAGTTTTCTCAAAGCATCTTTTTTCAGCAAAAAGATccggaaacaaaaataaatataaaaaacaaacaaaaactaCATGCTATATTCGAAAGTGTTCCAAGTCACCTAAAAGCCAAATTGCCTTATCATTGTTGACAATGACAGCCAGTTTGAAGATGAGATACATTATAGATGGAATCAGTAACTTCTTCCCCAGTAGGTCCACTTTTTAGCATGCTTACCGGATGCGAAGCACAAGGTACCTGCATAAGCATAATACAATATTATAAGAACAAGTTTGAATGTGCTGACTATGTATGAGAATAATAGCACTTTATCTTATGAGAATTGTATGAGATAGTACCTTCAGGGAGTGCAGGCTGTTCGAATGGAGAACATAGAGACTTGGCCGCACCCATTTCTCCCTTGGTGCGCGTCTTCACATCCTTCTCCACCTCCTGAGGCGAGAACAACAGTTAACGAATATCGTATGGAAGTAGTAACTGTATTGGGCCGTTGAAAGTAAAGTAACATACCTCCTCATCGCACCATGGGGCCAGAATCATCTTTTTCTGGGAAAGTGCTTCCGCAAATTCTTCCCAGGTATATACAGTGTGGATGCAGGTATCTCGTTTTTGCTTAGCAGCATCAAAGAGACTTTGTTGgatattatcgagcatcactCTAACTTGCTCGACCAAATCAGCCATGGGAATATCATTTTTAGATGAATTATCACGTCGGACAGCACGGACCTGGCAAAATGAGAAATCCACAAGTAGGAATGAATAAATGAAGGTGGATTACAAACAGCAGTCAACAGTGGTGTCTGGCTTATATTTAGCCTGAATGATTAGGAGGCTAGCAGCTGGGATAAAGCAACAATACAGACACAAAACGAGAGTAAGATGTGGTCTTTTCATACCTGATTGTTTGCTAAGTCCTTTGGTCCTATTTCGATTCTTAGAGGAACACCTTTCATTTCCCAATGAGAATACTTCCATCCAGGTGAATAATTATCTCTGTAATCAGCCTCAGCGCGAATTCCTGCTTCATTCAAGgattttacagtggatgcacaTGCATCAAAGATCCCCTGAGTGTCTGCATCCTTGTAGGGCACAGGGACTACAATTACTTGGAGAGATGCTACTTTAGGAGGCAGTACCAAGCCTTTATCATCCCCGTGAACCATTATCATCACCCCTATCTGTGCCATAAATTCATCACAAAGAAATGGGTGTAAGGGACAAGAAAATGGCAATGAAAACCCAAATCAAGTATGCAGTAAGAAACTTGAATATGCAAAAAATCAGTTTAAGAATACAAAGTGTAGAAACTCAAAACTCAAATCTAAAATTTCCTCCACCCCATATTTCATTGTCAAACTCTTATTTTTCATGTCAGATAGTACTTTCTTGAGGACTTTATGATAACATAAATGACAATGCATTTTATTCACAATCAAATGAATAGTATTCTAATCTCTCCCCCCTCCCCCTAAagaatattactccctccatccacaaaaCATCTCCCTAAGGAGGgtggacacgagttttaagaaaatcaaGTTGTGTATTTGGTGAGTGGAGAAGGAGTCCCACAAATTAGACAAAGTGGTGATAGTTAATGGAGTTATTTCTAAAtatggtgggtccattagtggcaataTGTGTAAATAGTGGGAATTGTAAGGGTGATAATTAGTGGGGttatttccaaaaatggaaTAGGAAGATGTTTCGTGGACGGGGGACTAGgggagtaatatatatgtaaataacaTAGAGTCTCAGTTTCAGACTTAAATTCTATATAAGCTCTTTAGGAGAAAATACATGCAGAAGCAAAATGGAGAGCAATTTCTACAATTGTTCCTGTACACATGCCAGAGGAAATGTTGCCTCAAGTGGCAAAAGGTCACCATTATTGTTTATATGCTTTAGCAAATAGCAACATATGATGAACCATATCAAAGAGGCAAGACAGAAGACGTTAGACTTGTGTATTTGTGCATAGAACTCACTATGACAAGAACATAACAACGGAAAGTTGCACGCTGGACCAAGATATAGATAACACAAAAGACCTCTGTATAGCACTTGCTATTATAAGAAAACCACAAATCATACCGTTCTCGTAGTGTAAGCCCAGGAATTCTGCCAGACCATAGCCCTTTCTCCTTTCTCATTCTCAAAATTAATCTCAAACATTTTTGCAAAATTTTGACCCAAACAGTGTGAAGTTGCCCCTTGCACACCACGACCAGTATTTGGGACAAATGCCTGTCATGAAAGGAAGCCACCACTCAGATTAGTAGGTAAGTCTCCTTCAAGGATAATTTGAAACTGAATATTATGGAAGACTAATATCCAATAACAACATTATAATGACCTCAACAGTAGTGGTATAAAGTCCACCAGCAAACTTCTCATGCTCACTTTTCTTGCCCTTAATAACTGGAACAGCCAAGAACTCTTCATATATACGTCTATAAAGTTCCAAAATGTCAAGCACCTGAACAATAGACAACCAAAGAAGAGCTATATCATGACAAGAATCCAAATCTCTTTGCCCAAAAGGCAGAATTCAATGAAGACAGATCAAGTAAAAAAGGAATATAGAACTCTTTCTCATTATTCAATTTGTATAGATGAACTATAAAGTATGCGTAATGGAAAAGATCCCAATGGGATATAATTTAGAGTGAAAAGAAACATGAATCCTCTCTTTGTTCCCATTATTTCCATCTGCACCATAATTGAAAATGTTGTCCGACTCCCATGTGATTCACAAGAGAGAAAACTTAAAACACCAGAAAGTGCACGACGCTTAAGAATCAGTTATTAGAACAAACATCACAGAGCAATGGGCTGGGAGACTTCATGGATCAAATAAGAATCACTATATTCACCTTACTTCATAGCATACAAATAGCACTAGATGACACGGTCACACGAGAAATGTATTTCCACAACCTATTAAAACATTATGCCAGAGGCAATATAAGTAAGACATCATAGCTCGcacttaataaaaatatagattcATATGGTCCCTGGATTCTGTATACTATTTCCAAGTACTTGCTCAAAGGTGTGCCTGTTGCATTCATCAGTACTTTTGGTACAAAGCATCCATCAAGCCATAAATTACCTCAGCATCTGCTTCCTCCTTTGTTGCAAAAGCAGTATGTCCTTCCTGCCAAAGAAATTCGCGGCTCCTACAAAATCACAAGCTATCGTAAATATTCTGATCATGAATAAGGAAACTTTCAACAAAATTCTATGTTTTCTTTGTCCATCACAAGGTAGGAGCTGTGataattcatacaaaaataaCAGTATCCTACATATCATTAGCAGCTTATAGAAAACAGGTGAAAATCCAAAATGTGAGCAACAGAGGTAGAGTTTTAAATTTGAATAACCAGCTAAACCACTTTGTAGAGCTAGCATACCACTAGACCATCAcagaagttaaaaaaataaagcatCTAATTGTGTAAGATTAAGCACCGGATAAATGGTGTAGGATTGCTGAATTCCCATCTTACAACATTACACCACTGGTTAAGTCTCAAAGGTAAGTCACGGTGCCCCCTAATCCACTTGGAGAAATATGGGTACATGACTGTTTCACTAGTTGGACGGATAGCAATGGGCACTTCTAGCTCAGACTCTCCTGACTTAGTAACCCATGCAACCTGCAAACAATCAAAACATTAGATATAACTGAAACGGTGAAACCACAACACAAAAGAACTCGTgcacaaattttattaattatgttgCAAACAACTAAGCTTAGTACCTAAACAAGAATGAGCAGTCTGTTAGTCATTGGTATAGGGCCAAAATAGATATTGTTCCCGTTGAACTGAGCAGTGCATGCATTTTCAACATACCAACATACAAGAAAAAGGTTCGGTGTCATGAAGAACAGAAGAACCAGAATCGAAGTAATCTTACCTCAGGAGCAAACCCCTCTATATGGTCCTTCTCCTTCTGTAGGACAGTTGATGAAACAAACAGAGGGAAGTAGCAGTTCTTAATATTCATTTTCTTGATTTCAGCATCAAAGAAGTTCTGCAGAGTTATATTATAAAGAAAATTAGATATAGGATGTCATATTGAACATGagaaaaattaaatgactaTCAAGTCGGGTAGGGTACTAAATAAACCCATCACTCAAGATACATCCTGTAAGACTTACATGCATAATCTCCCAAATCAACATTGCCCATGGTCGCAGAATGTAACAGCCTGATATGTCATAGTATTCAATCATTTCCCCATTAACAACAACCTGCACACAACTCAAAGCAACAGAAATGAAGATCACTTTAGCGTCCAAATCTTCAATCTGTGACACGAACATGAATGACCAAATCATATGTACAAGAAATGTCACACTACTAGTGCACAAATATCATAACagaaataatcaaatataacaTACAATTTCTGCCACAAAAATTATCCTTCATCTCCATTAAACTATTTCCCATATGTAAGAGAACCAAACGTTTGGTGTTTCATATTCGAACCAACATCCAAAATCCCAAAGTGCATAAACACAAATCCAAAGTACATCAACACAAATACGCTAATCTAAAATGTCGGAGTGTGCTCGTACCTCAGAGTACCATTCTCCGAAGTTCTCATCCTTCTTATAAGAGAGACCCAATCCAGTCTCTTTCTTCACTTCCTTCTTCTTCCCCTCTGCAGAAATCACTCACAATTTCAGAACAAAACCAAATTAAACCGCATTTGAACAGAGTAGCTACAGAGTACACACTGGAGCCAGAGACATTTGCGTCTTTAGAACCTTTCGCCTCTTTAGAACCTTTCGCCTCTTTAGAACTCTTCGCATCCTTACCGGCCATGACAAAAGACCTTCAAAGCTCCTAATCATACAATACAAACGGAAACTAATTCAATTTTTGGAATATATGTTTAATTGTGTCACCATTCAGAATCCACTACGTCAAGTGGAAACATCAATTGAAATCCATCAAAAAAACGCAAGCATTGCACAAGTCAAATTCCAAGCCGCGTAAAATGCAACTACAAAGCAGCAAATGAATCGAGAGAAAAAGGAagacataaaataaaatcggcAAAATATGATTGGATAAAATACGTACAAATCGTGCTCTCTGAACAACGGCGGAAGCGCCGCCGCGAGCAGTGAAGAGGAGGAGGCGATGGAGAGAATTAGAGGTTTAGGCTTTCAATCCTTATTCTTCAAAAGTCAAAAGAGAAGTGTCCCCTATTTTTATTTAGCTCTGTCTACCTATTTACTACTTTAACCTCGCAGAAGCAACTACGAATTTGCAACCCGTGCTGTGCACCATTTTGATTTTTGAGTCCAtagtgtttatttttttaaggcattttaaattttcattctTATTTAAATGTGACTTAAGCAATATTTTCTTTccttcataaaaaataattattattcttttattattttgaacatttataaaaattaattttttttttttaattttatatcacGTGATGAATCATTTCTCAattcacaatatacataaacTTGTTAGAAGGgtatttatatttgtttaataaaatttcagtaTGCACAAATACACGTTATATCGtaatattttttgataaatttaagcatgaaatgatatataaataattttggatatggtataccgactttcgatacggtataccgcactatcgATACGCTCTGAAGCACCAGTACGTTTTTCACCCAAGCGTCCGAGTATTAATACCTTAAAAATACCAATACGAAAAAATACGCCGAAAATACGTAtttaatatgttttttttttcgtctTTTTTGTTTAACTTACTTTTAGGGTTGGGAAATACGTATTTAATACACGTTTTAGAGACGTTTTTTGACCCAAAAATACGTTTgaccatatttttttaaaaaaaaagaaagagaaaacccTAACCTG
This window encodes:
- the LOC131021307 gene encoding proline--tRNA ligase, cytoplasmic-like isoform X2; protein product: MAGKDAKSSKEAKGSKEAKEGKKKEVKKETGLGLSYKKDENFGEWYSEVVVNGEMIEYYDISGCYILRPWAMLIWEIMHNFFDAEIKKMNIKNCYFPLFVSSTVLQKEKDHIEGFAPEVAWVTKSGESELEVPIAIRPTSETVMYPYFSKWIRGHRDLPLRLNQWCNVVRWEFSNPTPFIRSREFLWQEGHTAFATKEEADAEVLDILELYRRIYEEFLAVPVIKGKKSEHEKFAGGLYTTTVEAFVPNTGRGVQGATSHCLGQNFAKMFEINFENEKGERAMVWQNSWAYTTRTIGVMIMVHGDDKGLVLPPKVASLQVIVVPVPYKDADTQGIFDACASTVKSLNEAGIRAEADYRDNYSPGWKYSHWEMKGVPLRIEIGPKDLANNQVRAVRRDNSSKNDIPMADLVEQVRVMLDNIQQSLFDAAKQKRDTCIHTVYTWEEFAEALSQKKMILAPWCDEEEVEKDVKTRTKGEMGAAKSLCSPFEQPALPEGTLCFASGKHAKKWTYWGRSY
- the LOC131021307 gene encoding proline--tRNA ligase, cytoplasmic-like isoform X3 — protein: MIEYYDISGCYILRPWAMLIWEIMHNFFDAEIKKMNIKNCYFPLFVSSTVLQKEKDHIEGFAPEVAWVTKSGESELEVPIAIRPTSETVMYPYFSKWIRGHRDLPLRLNQWCNVVRWEFSNPTPFIRSREFLWQEGHTAFATKEEADAEVLDILELYRRIYEEFLAVPVIKGKKSEHEKFAGGLYTTTVEAFVPNTGRGVQGATSHCLGQNFAKMFEINFENEKGERAMVWQNSWAYTTRTIGVMIMVHGDDKGLVLPPKVASLQVIVVPVPYKDADTQGIFDACASTVKSLNEAGIRAEADYRDNYSPGWKYSHWEMKGVPLRIEIGPKDLANNQVRAVRRDNSSKNDIPMADLVEQVRVMLDNIQQSLFDAAKQKRDTCIHTVYTWEEFAEALSQKKMILAPWCDEEEVEKDVKTRTKGEMGAAKSLCSPFEQPALPEGTLCFASGKHAKKWTYWGRSY
- the LOC131021307 gene encoding proline--tRNA ligase, cytoplasmic-like isoform X1; this encodes MAGKDAKSSKEAKGSKEAKGSKDANVSGSKGKKKEVKKETGLGLSYKKDENFGEWYSEVVVNGEMIEYYDISGCYILRPWAMLIWEIMHNFFDAEIKKMNIKNCYFPLFVSSTVLQKEKDHIEGFAPEVAWVTKSGESELEVPIAIRPTSETVMYPYFSKWIRGHRDLPLRLNQWCNVVRWEFSNPTPFIRSREFLWQEGHTAFATKEEADAEVLDILELYRRIYEEFLAVPVIKGKKSEHEKFAGGLYTTTVEAFVPNTGRGVQGATSHCLGQNFAKMFEINFENEKGERAMVWQNSWAYTTRTIGVMIMVHGDDKGLVLPPKVASLQVIVVPVPYKDADTQGIFDACASTVKSLNEAGIRAEADYRDNYSPGWKYSHWEMKGVPLRIEIGPKDLANNQVRAVRRDNSSKNDIPMADLVEQVRVMLDNIQQSLFDAAKQKRDTCIHTVYTWEEFAEALSQKKMILAPWCDEEEVEKDVKTRTKGEMGAAKSLCSPFEQPALPEGTLCFASGKHAKKWTYWGRSY